A region of Sulfurimonas sp. DNA encodes the following proteins:
- the mltF gene encoding membrane-bound lytic murein transglycosylase MltF, whose product MNYINININFKILFVMFLAFSFFSFGWLSHSAYTPGNRIKKPSILDKIKKTKILNVVLLNAPSTYYIGSDGVQGFEYDLLNSYAKHLGVALSITKANTIKDAIELSKLEHIHITSASLTKTKKRQETFNFGPSYFEVQEQVICNRGMLGSGKFPRDIEDLAGLSITVGADTSYSERIRALQKDGYDINATLDSTLSTEELLGQVASHKIDCTVADSNIYALNQRYFPKIALAFIISEREQLAWVLAKGSKELEADMYSWFNSFNQSGKLTRLKDHYYSYVMFFNYYNTKMFYKRVKSRLPKYKKYFVKYSEKYNIPWTLLAAQSYQESYWNPRAKSFTGVRGLMMLTRKTAKILGVKNRLDPDQSIHGGTRHLNQMIKNTPKEVEGDDRLKFALAAYNIGMGHIKDAQRLAKKMGLNQNVWSDLKKALPLLSQKSYYKTLKYGYARGSEPVKYVDSIYDFRNILQNINDSH is encoded by the coding sequence ATGAATTATATAAATATAAATATAAATTTTAAAATTCTTTTTGTAATGTTCCTTGCATTTTCTTTTTTTTCTTTTGGCTGGCTTAGTCATTCAGCTTACACTCCTGGAAATAGAATAAAAAAACCATCAATATTAGATAAAATCAAAAAAACAAAAATATTAAATGTAGTTTTACTTAATGCACCTTCAACATATTATATCGGTTCAGATGGAGTTCAAGGTTTTGAGTATGATTTACTAAACTCTTATGCTAAGCATCTAGGTGTTGCATTGAGTATCACTAAAGCAAACACCATTAAAGATGCGATAGAGTTAAGTAAACTAGAACATATTCATATTACTTCAGCATCTCTTACTAAAACAAAAAAACGACAAGAAACATTTAATTTTGGACCTTCATATTTTGAGGTGCAAGAACAAGTTATATGTAATAGGGGGATGTTGGGGAGTGGTAAGTTTCCACGAGACATAGAAGACCTTGCAGGACTAAGCATCACAGTTGGAGCAGATACTAGCTATAGTGAAAGGATTAGAGCCTTACAAAAAGATGGCTATGATATAAATGCCACACTTGACTCAACATTATCAACCGAAGAACTCTTAGGGCAAGTTGCTTCTCATAAGATAGATTGTACTGTTGCAGATTCAAATATTTACGCACTAAATCAGAGATACTTTCCTAAAATAGCGTTGGCTTTTATTATAAGTGAAAGGGAACAGTTAGCATGGGTTTTGGCAAAAGGTTCAAAAGAGTTAGAAGCAGATATGTACTCTTGGTTTAATAGTTTTAACCAAAGTGGAAAATTAACTCGATTAAAAGACCATTATTATAGTTATGTTATGTTTTTTAATTACTACAATACTAAAATGTTTTACAAAAGAGTAAAATCAAGGTTACCAAAATATAAAAAATATTTTGTAAAATATTCTGAAAAATACAATATTCCATGGACTCTTTTAGCAGCACAATCGTATCAAGAATCTTATTGGAATCCAAGAGCAAAAAGTTTTACAGGGGTAAGAGGTTTAATGATGCTAACACGAAAAACAGCAAAAATTTTAGGTGTAAAAAATCGTTTAGACCCAGATCAAAGTATACATGGTGGAACGAGGCATCTAAACCAAATGATTAAAAACACTCCAAAAGAAGTTGAAGGTGATGACCGTTTGAAATTTGCTCTTGCTGCTTATAATATAGGCATGGGTCACATTAAAGATGCTCAAAGATTAGCTAAAAAGATGGGTTTAAATCAAAATGTATGGAGTGATTTAAAAAAGGCTTTACCACTTCTCTCGCAAAAAAGTTACTATAAAACATTAAAATATGGATATGCAAGAGGAAGTGAACCTGTAAAGTATGTTGATTCTATTTATGACTTTAGAAATATTTTACAAAATATTAATGACTCACACTAA